A portion of the Rhodococcus pseudokoreensis genome contains these proteins:
- a CDS encoding sensor domain-containing diguanylate cyclase translates to MALGIPRLGVGIVRYDVVNGTLWWDEKAAAIFGDDGSLPPLELWRERIHSEDIGTVRRMFGDTAGSVGAECVFRIVLTDRSTRYILTRSIDVTTDPSGAPVELTGVVIELGHVAGRDAQLASLLDRVGLGFLALDEDLRIIYVNSVCLRHVRRSRDELLGRVVTEVLPETQGSYFDALCRKVLATGTQQQTRVDSLYWPGATIEVTAAADAGALVVHFRDVTAEVTAQKRAEEAHALLLHEATHDSLTGLLNRAAITEHLQRLFEPGVGPAVALFLDVDGFKEVNDTRGHRVGDRILQAVSEHLRHAMRAPSAVGRLGGDEFVAILPDVDQLAVDDVVDRMLASITTPIDVGDELLVVTISVGMAHSTSARTVDELLHHADIALYAAKRRGGNTAVWHE, encoded by the coding sequence ATGGCGTTGGGCATTCCGCGCCTCGGGGTGGGCATCGTCCGGTATGACGTCGTGAACGGAACCTTGTGGTGGGACGAGAAGGCCGCCGCGATCTTCGGGGACGACGGTTCCCTGCCGCCGCTCGAATTGTGGCGGGAGCGAATCCATTCCGAGGACATCGGCACGGTGCGCCGCATGTTCGGGGACACCGCCGGTTCGGTCGGCGCGGAATGCGTGTTCCGCATCGTGCTGACGGATCGGTCGACCCGGTACATCCTCACCCGCAGCATCGACGTCACCACCGATCCGTCCGGCGCCCCTGTCGAGTTGACGGGGGTCGTCATCGAACTCGGACACGTGGCCGGCCGGGACGCGCAACTCGCGTCGCTGCTCGACCGGGTGGGTCTGGGGTTCTTGGCGCTCGACGAGGACCTTCGGATCATCTACGTCAACTCCGTCTGCCTGCGGCACGTGCGACGGTCGCGGGACGAGTTGCTCGGCCGCGTCGTCACCGAGGTTCTCCCCGAAACGCAGGGCAGCTACTTCGACGCACTGTGCCGCAAGGTTCTCGCCACCGGGACGCAGCAGCAGACCCGGGTGGATTCGTTGTATTGGCCCGGGGCGACGATCGAGGTGACCGCCGCGGCCGACGCCGGTGCGCTGGTCGTGCATTTCCGGGACGTCACCGCGGAAGTCACCGCCCAGAAGCGGGCGGAGGAGGCGCATGCTCTGCTTCTGCACGAGGCCACGCACGACAGTCTCACCGGACTGCTTAATCGCGCTGCCATCACCGAGCACCTGCAGCGCCTGTTCGAGCCCGGTGTCGGTCCTGCCGTCGCGTTGTTCCTCGACGTGGACGGGTTCAAGGAGGTCAACGACACCCGGGGGCATCGCGTCGGCGACCGCATCCTGCAGGCGGTGTCCGAGCATCTGCGGCACGCCATGCGGGCACCGTCCGCGGTGGGCAGGCTCGGCGGCGACGAGTTCGTCGCGATCCTTCCCGACGTCGACCAACTCGCTGTCGACGACGTGGTCGACCGGATGCTCGCCTCGATCACGACGCCGATCGACGTCGGCGACGAACTGCTCGTCGTGACGATCAGTGTGGGGATGGCGCACAGCACGTCGGCTCGCACGGTCGACGAGTTGCTCCATCACGCCGACATCGCCCTCTATGCCGCCAAGCGTCGTGGCGGGAACACCGCGGTCTGGCACGAGTAG